The Deltaproteobacteria bacterium genome has a segment encoding these proteins:
- a CDS encoding (Fe-S)-binding protein, producing TCCGQPAFNSGNRKEARAMARKFLRSFPDDGPIVTPSGSCAAMVKHGYPVLFRDEPPMLARARAVGERIYELSQFLVDVLGVTDPKSDFSGKVTYHDSCHLRRGLGVVEAPRKLLRAIPGVEFVEMEESDRCCGFGGVFSLKYPQISCRMTERKVERILATGASYVTSGDLGCLLNIGGLISRIGYPVKAIHLAEILAGKTAGRGDAG from the coding sequence ACGTGCTGCGGCCAGCCCGCCTTCAACTCGGGAAACCGGAAGGAGGCCCGGGCGATGGCGCGGAAGTTCCTCCGCTCCTTTCCCGACGACGGTCCCATCGTCACCCCGTCGGGGTCGTGCGCGGCGATGGTGAAGCACGGCTACCCCGTCCTGTTTCGTGACGAGCCCCCCATGCTTGCCCGCGCCCGGGCGGTCGGCGAGCGCATTTACGAACTCTCCCAGTTCCTGGTCGACGTGCTCGGCGTGACCGACCCGAAGTCGGATTTTTCGGGGAAAGTGACGTACCACGACTCGTGCCACCTGCGGCGAGGACTGGGGGTGGTCGAGGCCCCGCGGAAGTTGTTGCGCGCCATCCCCGGCGTCGAGTTCGTCGAGATGGAGGAGAGCGACCGGTGCTGCGGCTTCGGTGGCGTCTTCTCCCTCAAGTACCCGCAGATCTCCTGCAGGATGACGGAGCGCAAGGTCGAGCGGATCCTCGCGACCGGCGCGTCGTACGTCACCTCCGGGGACCTCGGGTGCCTGCTGAACATCGGCGGGTTGATCTCGCGGATCGGATACCCGGTGAAGGCGATCCATCTCGCCGAAATCCTCGCGGGGAAAACCGCCGGAAGAGGGGACGCCGGCTGA